Within the Nissabacter sp. SGAir0207 genome, the region AAGGGCAGCCGCGTCTCGGGTACGGGCGCGTCCACCGGCTTCACTCCCTGCATAAAGTAGGTGTAGAGCGCGTGGATGTCCTCATCCGTCAGCGTGGCGTAGGCGGTGTAGGGCATCGCTGGGTAGAGCCGGGCACCATCGGCGCGGATGCCATTGCGCAGCGCATCCGAGAACTGCTGCTCACTGTAGCCGCCAATGCCATCCCGCGTGGAGGGGGTGATGTTGGTGGAGATAATCTCGCCCACCGGCGAGGCGATCACCTTGCCGCCGGCGAAGGGCTTGTCGGCAGTGGCGGTATGGCAGGCGGTGCAGTCTGAGGCCACCGCCAGATACTCGCCCTGTTGCAATAACTGGGCATCCGGCGCGGCTTGCGCTGGCATCAGCGCGGCCAGTCCACTGATCAGCAGGGCGGCTGGTAACAGGCGGGGAAGGCGGCGCGTCATACGGCCTCCCTGGCTTGCGCCACCAGTGCGTCGGCGGCCTTGAAGGCCAGCGCCACCATTGTCAGGGTACTGTTGCCGCAGGCGGTGCTCGGCATTGCGCCGCCGCCCGGCAGGAACAGGTTGCGGTGGTCATGGGCGCGGCAATCGGCATCCACGACCGAGGTGGCCGGATCCAGCCCCATGATGGTGCCGCCCATGATGTGCTTGCTCTGGTTGAACTGCTTGGAGAAGGCCATGTCCGTCGCGCCCATCGCGGCGGCGATGTTGCGGGCAATCGGCAGCGAGTAGTCACGCGCCGAGCGGCGCACGTAGTCGCCCACATCATAGTGGATGGCCGGTTTCGGCAGGCCGAGCCAATCTTTCTGGCTGGAGAGCGTCAGGCGGTTGTTGGCATCCGGCAGGATCTCATGGGCCGCCACGATGTCGGCGGTACAGGCGGTCATGCGGCGGATCTCCTCATCCAACGCCTTGCCCACCAGCCCCTTCTTCAGGGCGTCAAAGGTGACGAAGCGATTGCGGGCGAAGTTGTTGAAGCGGAAGTAGGCCCCGGCATGCTCCGAGCGGAAGTCGCCCTGCGAAGTCTCCATGATGCCGCTGTTGACCACTGGGCCAACGCCAGCCCAGTACGGCTCCTCGAGCGTCACCGTCATGGTGATCTGTGGGTGATCCATCATGTTGCGACCCACTTGGTCGGAGCTGTTGGCCAGCCCGTTCGGGTTGCGCGCATCGGCGGACATCAGCAGCAGCTTGGGGTTCTCCAGGCCATTGCAGGCCAGCACGAACAGTTTGCCGGTCACGCGGTGGCTCTGCTTCTGCGGATCGTAGTAGTGCACCGCCTCAATCTGGTTGCGGGCGTTGGTCTCCACCCGCCACACCACGGCGTTCTCCACAATCACCGCGCCTTTGGCCTCCAGTCGGCTGAGCGCGGTGGCGGCGTCATACTTCGCGCCGACCGGGCAGACTGGCACACAGTTATTGTTGGCGCAGCAGGCCGGGCGGTCATCATAGGGCATACCGCTGTTGCGCGCCTGCGCACACGGGATGTTGTGGTAGCCCAGCTCCTTCACCACCTCGGTGAAGCGCGCCTCGCCCGGCCCAAAGGGCAGCGCGGGCATCGGGTAAGGGCGGGAGCGCAGCGGTGGCCACTGGAGGGCCGGATCGTCCGGCCCGCAGACGCCAAGTTTATGCTCGGCGCGCGCGTAGTAAGGTTCCAGCGTGGCGTACTCAAACGGCCAGTCACGGCCCACGCCATAGCGCGAGTGGAGCTGCATGTCCGCTGGCGTCAATCGCCAGCAGGTGCCAGCCCAGTGCCAGGTGGAACCACCGGCGTAACGCACGTAGCTCTGGGCGTAGGAGTCCGCCCCGGAGAGCTGGAGATAGCCCTTGCCAGCACCGGCCGGTTCCGGGTGCGGTGCCCAGTCACGCGACGGATAGCACTCAATGGGGTTGCCTTTGGCGGCCAGCGGCAGGTTGCGGTAGTTCTCAACGATCTCGGCGCGCGGCACACGCGGGCCAGCTTCCAGCATCAGCACTGGAATGCCAGCGTCCAGAAGCTGTTCCGCGATCACCACACCCACCACGCCGGTGCCGACGATCACCACGGTTGATTCAGAAGGGATTGCCATAATGAACTTGTCTCAAAAGGGATCAAAAACGGGGCATGGCGGCGACCGGCGCATTGGGCCGGCTCCAATTATTGGGGCCACTGATCCCATAGGAGGGAATGGTGATCACATCCAGCGTGGTGTGGTAGGTCAGCGCCTGCTCAAAAGCGAAGGCTTTCACGCCGCGCTTAGGGCTTAGGCAACCGGTATACCAACCGAAAATAATGGTGTGGGCCAGCGCCTTCAGCTTGCCCTCCGGGATGGCCGGAAAGAACTCTTCAACAGTGGTGGCATTGTGCGCCGTGGCGATGGCGAGGATCTGGCTGACCGCGCTTGCCAGTGCGGGCTGCTCCTGCTCCAGTTGGGCCATCATCCGCAGGCCAACGCCCTCATCAAGCTGGTGGTTGACCAACAGGCGTGAGAGTGCCATGAAGTTGGCAAACGATCCGTTGCTGACAGGCAGCGCAAAGGCGGGCAGGGCCGAGGTAAGCGCAGTGCCAGCCGCCATCACGAGGCCAGCAAACAGCACCTGCCGACGTGACAGCGTCACGTTGAGGCCCGATAAGGCATCTTTTCTATTCATGGGATAACCACATTGGTTGACGATCGCGCACAAAAAGGAGAATCGGATGTTTCGAATTTGTTTATTCTTGGATAAAACTCTTAGCAAGCTATCAAAGAAAAGTTAAACCTAGGTTAAACAAAAACGGGAACTGGTTGAAAAAAGACGCCTTCCTGTTACGGAAGGCGTTGGAGTTTACAGACCGTGGACGCTGCCAAAGCGGGCCATGCGCTCAGCGGCCAGTTCCGGCTGCTCCAGCAGGCCCGCCTCATCGGCCAGCCGGAACAACTGGCAGTAGTGGCGGAGGCTGCGGGCGCTCTCCATGCCCGCCAGCAGGGAGAAGTGGTGCTGGTGGCCGTTCAGCCAGGCGAGGAACACGATGCCAGCTTTGTAGTACTGGGTGGGCGCGGCAAAGATGTGGCGTGCCAGCGGCAGCGTCGGGGCGAGGATGCGCTCATACTGCGCGCGGTCGCCCTGTGCCAGCGCATTCAGTGCCGCCGAGGCCGCCGGGGCGATGGCGTCAAGGATGCCAAGCAGCGCGTGGGAGTAGCCTTCGCTATCGCCCGCGATCAGCTCCGGGTAGTTAAAATCATCCCCGGTGTACATCTTCACCCCCTCTGGCAACTGGCGGCGCATCTCGATCTCTTTCTCCTTGTCGAGCAGGGAGATTTTGATGCCATCCACTTTCGCCGCATGGTCACGGATCACCGACAGGCAGGCCGCCATCGCCTCGCGGGTCTGGCTGCTGCCCCAGTACCCGCTCAGCGCCGGGTCAAACATCTCGCCCAGCCAGTGCAGGATCACCGGCTCGCGCACCTGCCGCAGCACCGTGTCATAGACACGTAGATAATCCTCCGGCCCACGCGCCACGGCGGCCAGCGCCCGGCTCGCCATCAGGATCAGCCGCCCGCCACACGCCTCAATCGCTGACACCTGCTCCTCGTAGGCGTTGATCACATCCTCCAGACGCAGCCCACGGAAATCGGTCAGGTGATCGGTGCCGGCGCCGCCCGCGACCGTCACGCCGGGGAAATCACGCGCCTGCTCGACGCTGCGGGTGATCAGCGCCAGACTGGTGGGCCAGTCCAGCCCCATGCCGCGCTGGGCGGTGTCCATCGCCTCCGCCACGCTGAAACCCAAGGACATCAGGTGGCGGCGGTAGCGCAGCGTCGCCTCCCAGTCGAGGACGATGTCGGTGCGCGGATCGCGCACCTGCCGGGGGTCAGTGACCACATGGGCGGCGGCAAAGGCGCGCCGGTTGAAGGCCGGGGTGGCCGGTGCCTGCCACTGGCGCTCGCCGCGCAGGGTGTAGAGGCTGGACTGGCCGTTGTCGTCAAGCAAACGCACCTGGTGGGTTGCCGTCATCCTGTTTCTCCTTGTGAAGGGGTCAATTAAGGTTTAAGCATCTGCCCGGCGGGCGGCAGTGGCTGCCCGGCAGGGTCGGCCTGCGGCGCGGGGGCTTTTTTCACCCCCAGCAGGATCAGGCTGCTCAGTAGAATCACCGCCGCCGCCACCAGCCAGACCGGGTGCAGGGTGTAGTGCTGGGCGAAATAGCCAGCGACAATCGGCGAGATGCCGCCCGCCGCCATGCCCATGTTCATCACCAGCCCAATCGCCGAGCCGCGCAACGCTGGCGGCACCAGCTCCGCCGTGAAGGAGAGCACCAGCGGGGTAATCGGGTAGCCGAGGAAGCCGAGGATCAGCACCAGCACGATGATCAGCGGGGTGGAGAGCGGCAGGGTCATCGCCGCCATCACCGCGCCGCTGACCAGCGTAATGCCCATCAGGATGGCGCGCCGCCGGGCGAAATCCCCTTTGTCGCAGTAGCGCCCCAGCAGGAAGCCGCCGAGCGCGCCG harbors:
- a CDS encoding GMC family oxidoreductase, which translates into the protein MAIPSESTVVIVGTGVVGVVIAEQLLDAGIPVLMLEAGPRVPRAEIVENYRNLPLAAKGNPIECYPSRDWAPHPEPAGAGKGYLQLSGADSYAQSYVRYAGGSTWHWAGTCWRLTPADMQLHSRYGVGRDWPFEYATLEPYYARAEHKLGVCGPDDPALQWPPLRSRPYPMPALPFGPGEARFTEVVKELGYHNIPCAQARNSGMPYDDRPACCANNNCVPVCPVGAKYDAATALSRLEAKGAVIVENAVVWRVETNARNQIEAVHYYDPQKQSHRVTGKLFVLACNGLENPKLLLMSADARNPNGLANSSDQVGRNMMDHPQITMTVTLEEPYWAGVGPVVNSGIMETSQGDFRSEHAGAYFRFNNFARNRFVTFDALKKGLVGKALDEEIRRMTACTADIVAAHEILPDANNRLTLSSQKDWLGLPKPAIHYDVGDYVRRSARDYSLPIARNIAAAMGATDMAFSKQFNQSKHIMGGTIMGLDPATSVVDADCRAHDHRNLFLPGGGAMPSTACGNSTLTMVALAFKAADALVAQAREAV
- a CDS encoding sugar dehydrogenase complex small subunit, with product MNRKDALSGLNVTLSRRQVLFAGLVMAAGTALTSALPAFALPVSNGSFANFMALSRLLVNHQLDEGVGLRMMAQLEQEQPALASAVSQILAIATAHNATTVEEFFPAIPEGKLKALAHTIIFGWYTGCLSPKRGVKAFAFEQALTYHTTLDVITIPSYGISGPNNWSRPNAPVAAMPRF
- a CDS encoding dihydrodipicolinate synthase family protein, with amino-acid sequence MTATHQVRLLDDNGQSSLYTLRGERQWQAPATPAFNRRAFAAAHVVTDPRQVRDPRTDIVLDWEATLRYRRHLMSLGFSVAEAMDTAQRGMGLDWPTSLALITRSVEQARDFPGVTVAGGAGTDHLTDFRGLRLEDVINAYEEQVSAIEACGGRLILMASRALAAVARGPEDYLRVYDTVLRQVREPVILHWLGEMFDPALSGYWGSSQTREAMAACLSVIRDHAAKVDGIKISLLDKEKEIEMRRQLPEGVKMYTGDDFNYPELIAGDSEGYSHALLGILDAIAPAASAALNALAQGDRAQYERILAPTLPLARHIFAAPTQYYKAGIVFLAWLNGHQHHFSLLAGMESARSLRHYCQLFRLADEAGLLEQPELAAERMARFGSVHGL